One stretch of Amycolatopsis sp. NBC_00345 DNA includes these proteins:
- a CDS encoding gamma-glutamyltransferase, with amino-acid sequence MSTTTTSGPGRVGPKKTVTGQRAVASSQHEVVTTTLLDTLRAGGNAVDAAIAATLVQAVVQPDMTNHTGTVTALVHDAKTGEVAELNSMGRIVPGLPAFAPIPAGKGLYAQIPGTPSAVVPGFMPGMKALYERFATLPWARLCEPAVHWAEEGHEVTSFEHLVMAQTVDFFLHTGSGRRHFTPGGHLPQVGDRWAVPELAETMRNLAAEGPDYFLTGKWAQDFVARGNSLGWAVKLEHLTAMPPLWMSGHRWEHKGNTVVQQSAPERQGVFCQIVLGILDELDITSVGHWSENAEALYYLAHALRRATLETGLLNDPALFGDTTGPLTSPALIRGFADILRNAKAHVDLTEHVKLSRGLPAMAASGASKQPAGSCELTVVDEQGNWVQMMNTLQSGGIPGEVVGGVPMVGSHNLNGLNSPIEGWLTGGGRMRSILSNTMVLRDGRPWLSLGSPGNVHCTVPQVLSNILDFGMDPYEADNAPRCLPYEDNHTISVESRLSPEVPAGLARLGVLTNPLPEYDYHMGTYQMAWREPDGRLGTCTGPRREGVAAGF; translated from the coding sequence ATGAGCACCACTACGACGTCCGGACCCGGCCGCGTTGGCCCGAAGAAAACCGTCACCGGCCAGCGGGCGGTCGCTTCGAGCCAGCACGAGGTCGTCACCACCACCTTGCTCGACACCCTGCGCGCGGGCGGGAACGCGGTCGACGCGGCGATCGCCGCCACCCTCGTGCAGGCGGTGGTCCAGCCGGACATGACCAACCACACCGGCACCGTCACCGCGCTCGTCCACGACGCGAAGACCGGCGAGGTCGCCGAGCTGAACAGCATGGGCCGGATCGTGCCCGGCCTCCCGGCGTTCGCCCCGATCCCGGCGGGCAAGGGGCTGTACGCGCAGATTCCCGGCACGCCGAGCGCGGTCGTCCCCGGTTTCATGCCCGGGATGAAGGCGCTGTACGAGCGGTTCGCCACCCTGCCGTGGGCGCGGCTGTGCGAGCCCGCGGTCCACTGGGCCGAAGAAGGCCACGAAGTCACGTCGTTCGAGCACCTGGTCATGGCCCAGACCGTGGATTTCTTCCTGCACACCGGATCCGGGCGCAGGCACTTCACCCCCGGCGGGCACCTGCCGCAGGTCGGCGACCGCTGGGCGGTGCCGGAACTCGCCGAGACCATGCGGAACCTCGCCGCGGAGGGACCGGACTACTTCCTCACCGGCAAGTGGGCGCAGGACTTCGTCGCCCGCGGCAACAGCCTCGGCTGGGCGGTCAAACTGGAGCACCTGACCGCGATGCCGCCGCTGTGGATGTCCGGCCACCGGTGGGAGCACAAGGGGAACACCGTGGTGCAGCAGTCGGCGCCGGAACGCCAGGGCGTCTTCTGCCAGATCGTGCTGGGCATCCTGGACGAGCTCGACATCACCTCGGTCGGGCACTGGTCGGAGAACGCGGAGGCGCTGTACTACCTCGCCCACGCGCTGCGCCGCGCCACGCTGGAGACCGGGCTGCTCAACGACCCGGCCCTGTTCGGCGACACCACCGGCCCGCTCACCTCGCCCGCGCTGATCAGGGGCTTCGCGGACATCCTGCGTAACGCCAAGGCGCACGTCGACCTCACCGAGCACGTGAAGCTGTCCCGGGGCCTGCCGGCGATGGCCGCGTCAGGGGCGTCCAAACAGCCCGCCGGCAGCTGCGAGCTGACCGTCGTCGACGAGCAGGGCAACTGGGTGCAGATGATGAACACGCTGCAGAGCGGCGGCATCCCCGGCGAGGTCGTCGGCGGCGTCCCGATGGTCGGCAGCCACAACCTCAACGGCCTGAACTCGCCGATCGAGGGCTGGCTGACCGGCGGCGGGCGGATGCGCTCCATCCTGTCCAACACGATGGTCCTGCGCGACGGCAGGCCGTGGCTGTCGCTGGGCTCACCCGGCAACGTGCACTGCACCGTCCCGCAGGTACTGTCCAACATCCTCGACTTCGGCATGGACCCGTACGAGGCCGACAACGCCCCGCGCTGCCTGCCGTACGAGGACAATCACACGATCTCCGTCGAATCCCGGCTCTCCCCCGAGGTGCCCGCGGGGCTGGCCCGGCTGGGCGTGCTCACCAACCCGCTGCCCGAGTACGACTACCACATGGGCACCTACCAGATGGCCTGGCGGGAGCCGGACGGCCGGCTCGGCACGTGCACCGGCCCGCGCCGGGAAGGCGTCGCCGCCGGGTTCTGA
- a CDS encoding MoaF C-terminal domain-containing protein, producing MPEAPSDGWRTYDEFAAGIATYRLPDADLTGRSVTVTLDDGAELALVFEDAEHATCNGVKDPYDAVAVREDVYFVNLPLTSVEGEALTVVYSTSTHRALAVRSVIGAEEVDGVPRVSQSFQAGTIDGGPPSGTAPGPSRDLIGKRNLYRYSPDHLYEHVYVSSGRYAWQCLEGVQRGHGDMDLSTVWKFSDGLYLFCFREFRIAVASVWLHDLGYALRTTGVFLGLTGDGRSEHSRAGGHVYPLGSVAYPDAQPV from the coding sequence ATGCCCGAAGCCCCTTCCGACGGCTGGCGCACCTACGACGAGTTCGCCGCCGGCATCGCCACCTACCGCCTGCCCGACGCCGACCTCACCGGCCGCTCGGTCACCGTCACCCTCGACGACGGCGCCGAACTGGCGCTGGTCTTCGAAGACGCGGAGCACGCCACCTGCAACGGGGTCAAGGATCCCTACGACGCCGTCGCCGTCCGCGAGGACGTGTACTTCGTCAATCTGCCGCTCACCAGCGTCGAAGGTGAAGCGCTGACGGTCGTTTATTCGACCTCGACCCATCGCGCGCTCGCCGTCCGCTCGGTGATCGGTGCCGAGGAGGTCGACGGTGTTCCCCGGGTGTCCCAAAGCTTTCAGGCCGGGACGATCGACGGGGGCCCGCCGTCCGGCACCGCGCCCGGGCCGTCGCGGGACCTGATCGGCAAGCGCAACCTCTACCGCTACAGCCCCGATCACCTGTACGAGCACGTCTACGTCTCGTCCGGGCGTTATGCCTGGCAGTGCCTCGAAGGCGTGCAGCGCGGCCACGGCGACATGGACCTGTCCACGGTGTGGAAGTTCTCCGACGGCCTTTACCTGTTCTGCTTCCGCGAGTTCCGGATCGCGGTGGCCAGCGTGTGGCTGCACGACCTCGGTTACGCGCTGCGCACCACCGGCGTTTTCCTCGGCCTCACCGGCGACGGCCGGTCCGAGCACTCCCGCGCCGGCGGCCACGTCTACCCCCTCGGCTCGGTCGCCTACCCCGACGCCCAGCCCGTCTGA
- a CDS encoding ABC transporter substrate-binding protein encodes MRKTFTRKTLPALTLAVVLATAGCAGTGAGTDGPIVVGSVNALSGAATFPEASQAAKAVFDAANAAGGVNGRKIEYHAIDDKGDPAAAAAAARELVGGDEAVALVGSSSLIECEINTKYYEQQKILSVPGIGVDPACFSSPNIAPANVGPFHDMTLSLLYGSEVLKLNDICALLEIAGNTLPAYQAAIGEWTRITGKKLKYLDSTLPYGGSDYTSSIVKARAAGCKAITVNPVEPDSIGQLKAAQAQGWNDVTWLLLTSVYSENYAKAVSDAGAGVYVPAEFYPYTDAGSPQTKDWRELMTKNRIPLTAFSQGGYLAAKYFLQVIKGIKGDVTRESVTKALHEMKPVSDPMAGTPYLFGPAAAHHDNTAGWPIELATGSNQWKLAARDWLRIPQS; translated from the coding sequence ATGAGAAAGACCTTCACCAGGAAGACGCTGCCCGCGCTGACACTCGCCGTGGTGCTGGCCACCGCCGGGTGCGCCGGGACCGGAGCCGGCACCGACGGGCCGATCGTGGTCGGCTCGGTCAACGCGCTCAGCGGCGCAGCCACCTTCCCGGAGGCGTCGCAGGCCGCGAAAGCCGTGTTCGACGCGGCCAACGCCGCCGGCGGTGTCAACGGCCGGAAGATCGAGTACCACGCGATCGACGACAAGGGCGACCCGGCGGCCGCCGCGGCAGCGGCGCGTGAACTGGTCGGCGGCGACGAGGCCGTGGCGCTCGTCGGCTCGTCGAGCCTGATCGAGTGCGAGATCAACACGAAGTACTACGAGCAGCAGAAGATCCTTTCGGTGCCGGGCATCGGCGTCGACCCGGCGTGCTTCTCCAGCCCGAACATCGCGCCGGCCAACGTCGGGCCGTTCCACGATATGACGCTGAGCCTGCTCTACGGCTCGGAAGTGCTGAAGCTGAACGACATCTGCGCGTTGCTGGAGATCGCGGGCAACACGCTCCCGGCGTACCAGGCGGCCATCGGCGAGTGGACCAGGATCACCGGCAAGAAGCTGAAGTACCTCGACTCGACCCTGCCCTACGGCGGCTCGGACTACACCTCCTCGATCGTCAAGGCCCGCGCCGCGGGCTGCAAGGCGATCACGGTCAACCCGGTGGAGCCCGACTCGATCGGCCAGCTCAAGGCCGCGCAGGCCCAGGGCTGGAACGACGTCACGTGGCTGCTGCTGACCAGCGTGTACAGCGAGAACTACGCCAAAGCGGTCTCGGACGCGGGCGCCGGGGTCTACGTGCCCGCCGAGTTCTACCCGTACACCGACGCCGGCAGCCCACAGACGAAAGACTGGCGCGAGCTGATGACGAAGAACCGGATCCCGCTGACCGCGTTCTCCCAGGGTGGTTATCTGGCGGCGAAGTACTTCCTTCAGGTCATCAAGGGAATCAAGGGCGACGTCACCCGCGAGTCGGTGACCAAGGCGCTGCACGAGATGAAACCCGTCAGTGACCCGATGGCGGGCACGCCGTACCTGTTCGGCCCGGCCGCCGCCCACCACGACAACACCGCGGGCTGGCCGATCGAGCTGGCCACCGGCAGCAACCAGTGGAAGCTGGCCGCGCGGGACTGGCTGCGGATCCCCCAATCCTGA
- a CDS encoding amidase, translated as MSRSTTTADELRWLDATAQAGLVRQGSVTPLELVDAAIARIEQHNGDLNAVISTRFELARREAASITEGPFQGVPLLLKDFLAHWAGDPVHGGMRALRDRDWRATEDSHLATRLRAAGFVFCGRTNTPELATSFTTEPLSYGATHNPWDLTRSPGGSSGGSAAAVAAGLVPVAHGNDMAGSIRVPASACGVVGLKPSRGRNSLGPQYGDYWGFLTHEHVLTRSVRDTAAVLDATAGAAAGDPYSAPPPARPYRVEAGTDPEPLRIGFRTAAPGTGEPAHPDCVTAVEDTARLLESLGHHVAPAAAPALDAPGLFDTMPPVLAAAVAWELESWSERLGEQLSPSVLEPMNAALVEAGRQVTAVQWLSAISASQRWARGVAALWEDELDVLLTPTSAVPPRKLGELAPEAKPEHLAAGSAELAAFTLPFNITGQPAISLPLHWNADGLPIGLQFVAAQNREDVLIRLAGQLERAAAWSDRRPPATAV; from the coding sequence ATGAGCCGGTCCACCACGACCGCCGACGAACTCAGGTGGCTGGACGCCACGGCTCAGGCCGGCCTCGTCCGCCAGGGTTCGGTGACGCCGCTGGAACTGGTCGACGCCGCGATCGCCCGGATCGAACAGCACAACGGCGACCTCAACGCCGTGATCAGCACACGTTTCGAGCTGGCGCGGCGTGAAGCGGCTTCGATCACCGAGGGACCGTTTCAGGGGGTTCCGTTGCTGCTGAAGGACTTCCTCGCCCACTGGGCGGGTGATCCGGTGCACGGCGGGATGCGCGCGCTGCGCGACCGCGACTGGCGGGCGACGGAGGACTCGCATCTGGCCACACGCCTGCGCGCGGCGGGTTTCGTGTTCTGCGGCCGGACGAACACCCCCGAACTGGCGACGAGCTTCACCACCGAGCCCCTCTCCTATGGCGCGACCCACAATCCCTGGGACCTGACGCGCTCGCCCGGCGGTTCCAGCGGCGGCTCGGCCGCCGCGGTGGCCGCGGGGCTGGTCCCGGTGGCCCACGGCAACGACATGGCGGGCTCGATCCGCGTCCCGGCGAGCGCGTGCGGGGTGGTCGGGCTCAAGCCCAGCCGCGGGCGGAACAGCCTCGGGCCGCAGTACGGCGACTACTGGGGTTTCCTTACCCACGAACACGTCCTGACCCGGTCGGTCCGGGACACCGCGGCGGTGCTCGACGCCACCGCCGGGGCAGCGGCCGGCGATCCTTACAGCGCACCGCCGCCGGCCCGTCCCTACCGGGTCGAGGCCGGCACGGATCCCGAGCCCCTGCGCATCGGTTTCCGGACCGCAGCGCCCGGCACCGGCGAACCGGCGCACCCCGACTGCGTCACCGCGGTCGAGGACACCGCCCGCCTGCTCGAATCGCTCGGCCACCACGTCGCTCCGGCCGCGGCCCCCGCGCTGGACGCCCCCGGCCTGTTCGACACGATGCCGCCGGTGCTCGCCGCCGCAGTCGCGTGGGAACTCGAGAGCTGGTCGGAACGCCTGGGCGAGCAGCTGTCCCCGTCGGTGCTGGAGCCGATGAACGCGGCGCTCGTCGAAGCGGGCCGGCAGGTCACCGCGGTCCAGTGGCTGAGCGCGATCAGCGCGTCCCAGCGCTGGGCTCGTGGTGTGGCCGCCCTGTGGGAGGACGAGCTGGACGTCCTGCTGACCCCGACTTCGGCGGTACCGCCCCGAAAACTCGGCGAACTGGCGCCTGAGGCCAAGCCGGAGCACCTGGCCGCCGGCTCCGCCGAACTCGCCGCCTTCACCCTTCCGTTCAACATCACCGGTCAGCCCGCGATCTCCTTGCCGCTGCACTGGAACGCCGACGGCCTGCCCATCGGCCTCCAGTTCGTCGCCGCGCAGAACCGGGAGGACGTGCTGATCCGGCTCGCCGGCCAGCTCGAACGCGCCGCCGCCTGGTCCGATCGCCGTCCACCGGCGACGGCGGTGTGA
- a CDS encoding nuclear transport factor 2 family protein produces the protein MSNMDVISAHYAASDRGDLVGMLAPIGTGTKWTEAAGFPYAGTYTGPDEVREHVFEAIGRDWEGYRFTLADQLDAGDTVVGLGTYTGTHRGTGKSFTARVAHVWRFAAGVVVSFEQIVDSAPVVAALEQS, from the coding sequence GTGTCCAATATGGACGTCATCAGCGCGCACTACGCGGCCAGCGACCGCGGCGACCTGGTCGGCATGCTCGCCCCGATCGGCACCGGTACGAAGTGGACGGAGGCCGCCGGGTTTCCTTACGCCGGAACCTATACCGGCCCCGACGAAGTCCGTGAGCACGTCTTCGAAGCGATCGGACGGGACTGGGAGGGCTACCGCTTCACCCTCGCCGACCAGCTCGACGCGGGCGACACCGTGGTCGGCCTCGGCACCTACACCGGCACCCACCGCGGCACCGGCAAGTCCTTCACCGCCCGCGTCGCCCACGTCTGGCGGTTCGCCGCGGGCGTGGTCGTGAGCTTCGAGCAGATCGTCGACTCCGCGCCCGTCGTGGCCGCCTTGGAGCAGTCATGA
- a CDS encoding branched-chain amino acid ABC transporter permease has product MLQGALAGLAAGGLYAVLAVCLTLMSRLVRVVNFAQSATGMFGCYVAVFLSIHLGLPEWLATVAGIVLGGALSAVLGWIVSTWLAEADTGTRSAVTVAVLLLLISLAFILFGTKPQPFHPLLAGPAFTVGGVVVSQVTVVTVVLAVLVALGCRAVLARTTLGVRLRALSERPTTAELLGIPARPLSVGVWTVTGVIATLAVSIVAPSQSNDPTSLAMLVVPAAAAALLGGFRRLDLAVAGGLVLGMAQGAVAQSDRLSVLRYFLPFLVIVALLLWTQRKEVWDAAR; this is encoded by the coding sequence ATGCTGCAGGGTGCTCTGGCCGGCCTGGCCGCCGGCGGGCTCTACGCGGTGCTCGCGGTGTGCCTGACCCTGATGTCGCGGCTGGTGCGGGTGGTCAACTTCGCGCAGTCCGCCACCGGGATGTTCGGCTGCTACGTCGCCGTGTTCCTCTCGATCCACTTAGGACTCCCCGAGTGGCTGGCCACCGTGGCCGGGATCGTGCTCGGGGGCGCGCTGAGCGCGGTGCTCGGCTGGATCGTGTCGACCTGGCTCGCCGAGGCGGACACCGGGACGCGGTCGGCGGTCACCGTCGCCGTGCTCCTGCTGCTCATCTCGCTGGCGTTCATCCTGTTCGGCACCAAGCCGCAGCCGTTCCACCCGCTGCTGGCCGGGCCGGCGTTCACCGTCGGCGGTGTAGTGGTCAGCCAGGTCACCGTGGTCACCGTCGTATTGGCCGTGCTGGTGGCGCTGGGCTGCCGGGCGGTGCTGGCGCGCACCACGCTCGGCGTCCGGCTGCGGGCGCTGTCGGAGCGGCCGACGACGGCGGAGCTGCTGGGCATCCCGGCCCGGCCGCTGTCGGTCGGCGTCTGGACAGTCACCGGGGTGATCGCGACGCTCGCCGTGTCGATCGTCGCGCCGTCGCAGTCGAACGACCCGACGTCGCTGGCCATGCTGGTGGTCCCGGCGGCCGCGGCCGCGCTGCTCGGCGGGTTCCGGCGGCTCGACCTCGCCGTCGCGGGCGGGCTGGTGCTGGGCATGGCCCAGGGCGCGGTCGCCCAGTCCGACCGGCTGTCGGTGCTGCGGTACTTCCTCCCGTTCCTGGTCATCGTGGCGCTGCTGCTGTGGACACAGCGCAAGGAGGTGTGGGATGCGGCTCGCTGA
- a CDS encoding helix-turn-helix domain-containing protein → MTAPTTLIARDFTEFRTVVSQSFVPLHVTAGAAGAGDGFRGRIRSSNADEVQVSEITASAHVVERTPELIARGERRYYKLSLILAGTGLLVQDDRQAVLRPGDVALYDTHRPYSLVFEEDFRTLVVMFPQRLIDLPADLVGRLTAVRMSGKEGVGNVVVPYLAQLGSNLDQLGGPAGARLAQSAVDLLATMLATELDLAHTHADPHHELMRRIRAHIDANLHSPELNPARIAAEHFISTRHLHGLFQEQGTTVAGWIRTRRLEHCRRDLLDPVHAGRPVAAIAARWGFVDAAHFSRVFKTAFGRAPSELRRELTVSDRLLPPSA, encoded by the coding sequence GTGACCGCCCCCACGACCCTGATCGCCCGGGACTTCACCGAGTTCCGCACCGTGGTTTCGCAGTCCTTCGTGCCGTTGCACGTGACCGCGGGCGCCGCCGGAGCCGGGGACGGGTTCCGCGGCCGGATCCGGTCGTCGAACGCCGACGAGGTGCAGGTCTCCGAGATCACCGCGTCCGCGCACGTCGTCGAGCGCACGCCCGAGCTGATCGCGCGCGGAGAGCGCCGCTACTACAAGCTCAGCCTGATCCTGGCCGGCACCGGCCTGCTGGTACAGGACGACCGGCAGGCCGTGCTGCGGCCCGGCGACGTCGCGCTGTATGACACCCACCGGCCGTACTCGCTGGTGTTCGAAGAGGACTTCCGCACCCTCGTGGTGATGTTCCCGCAGCGGCTGATCGACCTGCCCGCCGACCTCGTCGGGCGGCTCACCGCGGTGCGCATGTCGGGCAAGGAGGGCGTCGGCAACGTCGTCGTGCCCTACCTCGCCCAGCTCGGCAGCAACCTCGACCAGCTCGGCGGCCCGGCGGGCGCGCGGCTGGCGCAGAGCGCCGTCGACCTGCTCGCCACCATGCTCGCCACCGAACTCGACCTCGCGCACACCCACGCCGACCCGCACCACGAGCTGATGCGCCGGATCCGCGCGCACATCGACGCGAACCTGCACTCCCCCGAGCTGAACCCGGCGCGGATCGCCGCCGAGCACTTCATCTCGACCCGGCACCTGCACGGGCTGTTCCAGGAGCAGGGCACCACCGTGGCCGGCTGGATCCGGACCCGGCGGCTCGAGCACTGCCGCCGCGACCTGCTCGACCCGGTGCACGCCGGGCGCCCGGTCGCGGCCATCGCCGCGCGGTGGGGATTTGTCGACGCCGCGCATTTCAGCCGGGTGTTCAAAACGGCGTTCGGCCGCGCGCCGAGCGAACTGCGCCGGGAGTTGACCGTCAGCGACCGGCTCTTGCCGCCCAGCGCGTGA
- a CDS encoding GNAT family N-acetyltransferase: protein MNGTTVRTLRTDEHRAASSLFRGALHLPPNTDAEWAGAALAYQPGGAIGAFDPDLIGTSRSFDAELTVPGGARLPAAGISGVGVRPDRTRRGVLRAMMTAQLEDFAARGVAFACLGASEAGIYGRFGFGLAGRRRTYEVDRHRARLTPGVPAGGRVELLDAGDATGVLPAVYDRIAHRPGMMTRPDVVWRLYEDLARREPAPVKTVVHHGPDGPDGYACYTVTTEQERPKTRTLKLTDLVTGTPDAFAGLWRFLLGADLVDRIVAGSRPLDEPIELILADHRVSQVTLIEDDHWVRLVDVPEALAAREYGAARPVVVAVDDPLLPANTGPYRITSDGAVRTDEPAALRCDAATLAMAYLGGWRLSALAGAGRVEVRDPAALPDADALFATRRPSWAGSYF, encoded by the coding sequence ATGAACGGCACCACCGTCCGCACGCTGCGCACCGACGAGCACCGAGCGGCCAGTTCGCTCTTCCGCGGCGCGCTCCACCTGCCGCCGAACACCGACGCCGAGTGGGCGGGCGCCGCGCTCGCCTACCAGCCCGGTGGCGCGATCGGGGCGTTCGACCCGGACCTCATCGGCACTTCCCGCTCCTTCGACGCGGAGCTCACCGTTCCCGGCGGCGCCCGGCTCCCGGCGGCCGGCATCAGCGGGGTCGGCGTCCGCCCCGACCGCACCCGCCGCGGGGTCCTGCGCGCGATGATGACCGCCCAGCTGGAGGACTTCGCCGCCCGAGGCGTCGCCTTCGCCTGCCTCGGCGCTTCCGAAGCCGGTATCTACGGCCGGTTCGGCTTCGGCCTGGCGGGCCGCCGGCGCACCTACGAGGTCGACCGGCACCGTGCCCGGCTGACCCCCGGCGTTCCGGCGGGCGGCCGGGTCGAGCTGCTGGACGCCGGCGACGCGACCGGTGTCCTGCCCGCCGTCTACGACCGGATCGCGCACCGGCCCGGCATGATGACCCGCCCGGACGTGGTGTGGCGGCTGTACGAGGACCTCGCCCGGCGGGAGCCGGCGCCGGTGAAAACCGTGGTGCACCACGGCCCGGACGGGCCGGACGGGTACGCCTGCTACACCGTCACGACCGAGCAGGAGCGCCCGAAGACCAGGACGTTGAAGCTGACCGACCTGGTCACGGGCACCCCGGACGCGTTCGCGGGGCTGTGGCGCTTCCTGCTCGGCGCCGACCTGGTCGACCGGATCGTCGCCGGGTCCCGGCCGCTCGACGAGCCGATCGAGCTGATCCTCGCCGACCACCGCGTCAGCCAGGTCACGCTGATCGAGGACGACCACTGGGTCCGGCTCGTCGACGTGCCGGAGGCACTGGCCGCCCGCGAGTACGGCGCGGCCCGGCCCGTGGTCGTGGCGGTCGACGACCCGCTGCTGCCGGCCAACACCGGCCCCTACCGGATCACGTCCGACGGAGCTGTCCGCACGGACGAACCCGCCGCTCTCCGCTGCGACGCGGCCACGCTGGCCATGGCCTACCTCGGCGGCTGGCGGCTCTCCGCGCTGGCCGGCGCGGGCCGGGTCGAGGTCCGCGACCCCGCCGCCCTGCCCGACGCCGACGCGCTGTTCGCCACCCGAAGGCCGTCCTGGGCCGGGAGTTACTTCTGA
- a CDS encoding NmrA family NAD(P)-binding protein: MNRILVVGGTGAMGRRVVHRLLTTSGNDTATVIVPTRDPESAHATELAATAPGRIELLRSDLADIDALVEKTDTVFANTDFFATGSAVGEYRQGLALLAAAHRAGVERFIWSSLDSAVTLTGHPVPHFDSKAAVAAHIGLMRSEEMLRQEPDGWYTNHVSVLTTAPYFENLRDRLAPRPDGRGGLTFELPLGAARYPLVALDDIAWFAVHMFGHWQSWGARDLAVIGDSLTGDQIAAAFERVTGRPCAYTPMSHDDLRAAIPDSGHDYAAMFRFFGDRDVFSRDRDITLLRRLHPGLLTFEDWLRRTGWTGA, translated from the coding sequence ATGAACCGCATCCTCGTCGTCGGCGGCACCGGGGCGATGGGCCGCCGCGTGGTCCACCGCCTGCTCACCACCAGCGGCAACGACACCGCCACCGTCATCGTCCCCACCCGCGATCCCGAGTCGGCCCACGCCACCGAACTCGCCGCCACTGCGCCCGGCCGCATCGAGCTGCTCCGCTCCGACCTGGCGGACATCGACGCCTTGGTCGAAAAGACCGACACCGTGTTCGCCAACACCGACTTCTTCGCGACGGGCAGCGCCGTGGGCGAATACCGGCAAGGCCTGGCCCTGCTGGCCGCCGCGCACCGAGCGGGCGTGGAGCGGTTCATCTGGTCGTCGCTGGACAGCGCGGTGACGCTGACCGGCCACCCCGTCCCGCACTTCGACAGCAAGGCCGCGGTCGCCGCGCACATCGGCCTGATGCGGTCGGAGGAGATGCTCCGCCAGGAGCCCGACGGCTGGTACACGAACCACGTTTCGGTGCTGACCACGGCGCCGTACTTCGAAAACCTGCGCGACCGGCTCGCTCCCCGGCCGGACGGCCGGGGCGGCCTGACCTTCGAGCTCCCCCTCGGCGCCGCCCGTTACCCGCTCGTCGCCCTCGACGACATCGCCTGGTTCGCCGTCCACATGTTCGGCCACTGGCAGTCCTGGGGCGCCCGCGACCTCGCGGTGATCGGCGACAGCCTGACCGGCGACCAGATCGCCGCCGCCTTCGAGCGGGTCACGGGCCGACCTTGCGCCTACACCCCGATGTCGCACGACGACCTGCGCGCCGCGATCCCCGATTCCGGCCACGACTACGCGGCGATGTTCCGGTTCTTCGGCGACCGGGACGTCTTCAGCCGTGACCGGGACATCACCCTCCTGCGCCGCCTGCACCCCGGCTTGCTGACCTTCGAGGACTGGCTGCGCCGCACCGGGTGGACCGGGGCCTGA
- a CDS encoding polysaccharide deacetylase family protein — protein sequence MTAGIGWPGGRKVAVLVTVAVELWSPGHWPAYAPMAAAWPLPGVDDTHSTSWVDYGVTTGVPRLLDVLGDLPATFGVNGLVAERHPGTVAAVHEAGHEIAAHSWAQEIVPAMLGLDAERDNIRRCTEILSRVTGVRPTGWMSPRATGSRHTSGLLTEAGYRWTGDHSDHDLPQVLPTAHGPLVSLMHSDHSDVRDGATSPHAYRDLHRELLDQLLAAPGPGVFRLTVHAHVGGRPLLAGLVAQILDHVRASGDVWVATHAQAAEHVLTHQGRKS from the coding sequence ATGACAGCAGGGATCGGCTGGCCGGGCGGGCGGAAGGTCGCCGTGCTGGTCACGGTCGCGGTGGAGCTGTGGTCGCCCGGGCACTGGCCCGCCTACGCGCCGATGGCCGCGGCGTGGCCGTTGCCGGGCGTCGACGACACCCACAGCACGTCCTGGGTGGACTACGGCGTCACCACCGGCGTCCCGCGGCTGCTCGACGTCCTCGGCGACCTGCCCGCCACCTTCGGCGTCAACGGCCTCGTCGCCGAGCGGCACCCCGGCACCGTCGCGGCCGTGCACGAAGCGGGGCACGAAATCGCCGCGCACTCCTGGGCCCAGGAGATCGTGCCGGCGATGCTCGGCCTCGACGCCGAGCGGGACAACATCCGCCGCTGCACCGAAATCCTCAGCCGGGTCACCGGCGTTCGCCCGACCGGCTGGATGAGCCCGCGTGCCACCGGGTCGAGGCACACCTCCGGCCTGCTCACCGAGGCCGGCTACCGCTGGACCGGCGACCACAGCGACCACGACCTCCCCCAGGTCCTGCCCACCGCCCACGGCCCGCTGGTCTCGCTCATGCACAGCGACCACTCCGACGTCCGCGACGGCGCGACGAGCCCGCACGCCTACCGCGACCTGCACCGGGAGCTGCTGGATCAGCTGCTCGCCGCCCCCGGCCCCGGCGTTTTCCGGCTCACCGTCCACGCCCATGTCGGCGGCCGGCCGCTCCTCGCGGGTTTGGTCGCCCAGATCCTCGACCACGTCCGCGCTTCCGGCGACGTCTGGGTCGCCACCCACGCGCAGGCCGCCGAGCACGTGCTCACCCACCAAGGAAGGAAGTCATGA
- a CDS encoding winged helix-turn-helix transcriptional regulator encodes MRAYSGSVFLADCPARLAIEIIADKWAVVVLFALSRAPCRHGELVGLIGGISRKVLTQTLRRLQGYGLVDRHAAGGKVEYALTGLGRTLVEPIGVLTEWAHVHGGAVVEFRDAR; translated from the coding sequence GTGCGTGCGTACTCCGGCAGCGTCTTCCTCGCCGACTGCCCGGCCCGGCTGGCGATCGAGATCATCGCCGACAAGTGGGCCGTGGTCGTCCTTTTCGCGTTGAGCCGGGCGCCCTGCCGGCACGGCGAACTGGTCGGCCTGATCGGCGGGATCTCGCGGAAGGTGCTGACCCAGACCCTCCGGCGGCTGCAGGGCTACGGCCTGGTCGACCGCCACGCCGCGGGCGGGAAGGTCGAGTACGCGCTGACCGGCCTCGGCCGGACGCTGGTGGAGCCGATCGGCGTGCTGACCGAGTGGGCCCACGTGCACGGCGGGGCCGTGGTGGAGTTCCGGGATGCTCGGTGA